TCGTTCCTTGAGCGGCCTCTCTAGCGCCGCAACCCACGCATCCGACCCCCTGCCCCGGTCCGCAATCGTTTGCGCGCCCGGCACCCGCCCACCAACTGCAAAAACGCATACACCTTCAAGAGCAAAACGCATATAGCGATTTGCATTTTTCTGTTGCCAATCGCGCCCCACGGAATTCAGGTCTGTTTTAGGCTCGTATTGCTTTACCTGTGTATAAAAACTTGTTAAGGACCGAAAATGAATCTCCGTCACCATCACGCCTGCCGTCCGTTTCTCGAAGCGGGCAATCTGTCACAAATTTCCGCTTACTACGAAGAAGGCCGCAATGTCATGTGGATGATGTTGCGTGCACAGCCACGGCCATGTTTCAACATTGAGGTGGTCCATGACATCCTTGCGCTCGCGCGTTCGGCACGCGAGTCCGGTTTGCCGATCGACTTCTGGGTGACGGGCTCGCTGATTCCGACGATGTACAACGTCGGAGGCGATCTCGACTTCTTCTCTGATGCTATCCGCACGGGCAAGCGTGAAGCACTGATGTCATATGCGCGTTCATGCGTCGATTGCGTGCATGCCGCGGCGCGTGGCTTCGATACCGGCGCGATCTCGATTGCGATGGTCGAGGGCACGGCACTGGGCGGTGGCTTTGAAGCAGCGCTTGCGCACCATTTTCTGCTGGCGCAGAACGATGCGCGCATGGGCTTCCCTGAAATTGCGTTCAATCTGTTCCCGGGCATGGGCGGTTATTCGCTCGTCGCACGCAAGGGGGGCATGCGGCTTGCCGAGGAACTGATCGGAGGCGGCGAATCGCATACGGCGGAATGGCACGCATCGAGGGGGCTCGTCGATCAACTGTTCGAACCGGGCGACGCGTACATCGCGACGCGCACTTTCATCGACACGATGCGTCCGAAGCTGAACGGCATCCGGGCGATGGTGCGTGCGCGTCAGCGGGTGCTGCAACTGTCGCGCGCGGAGCTGATGGAGATCACGGAAGACTGGGTCGAGTCGGCCTTCACGATCGAGGAAAAAGACCTCGCGTATATGGAGCGCCTCGTGATGCTGCAGAACCGGCGCTCGTCCAATCTGCGTACGAGCCCGGAGCCCAGTATGAATGTTGCCTGATGGTGTGGTTGTGGAAGTAGCGTGAAAAACAGCAATTGCGGAAGATCAGGCAAGCAGTCTGATCTTCTGCCGGTCCCGCAGCCACTGCTCGAATTGCGCAGCCGGCATAGGCCGGCCGTACAGGAAGCCTTGTACATAGTCCACTCCGAGTCCTTTCATGAAGAGCTCTTCGGTTTCGTTCTCGATGCCTTCGGCGACCACCTTGAAATCCAGTTCCTGCGCCACCGCGACCATCGAACGCACGAGCGCCTGAGCTTTCACGTCCGCGTTGATCGAGCGCACGAAACTGCGATCCAGCTTGATTACGTCGAGCGGAATCCGGCCGAGCTGCGAGAGTGACGAGTAGCCGGTGCCGAAGTCGTCGAGGTGCACCTGGGCACCGAGTTCGCGGAACTGCGTGATGAGGTCGATAGCGGCGGCTTCGTCTTCGATCAGGCAGCTTTCGGTCAGCTCCAGATCGATCAGGCACGTGTCGAGATTCGCGCGCTGCAGCGCCTCGCTGAAATGCCGGACGACGGCCGTGTCGACCAGCTGGCGAGCCGACACGTTAATGGCGACGCGCAGATCGAGCCCTTGCCGCTGCCATTCTGCGGCCTGCAATGCGGCGGTCTGCATGACCCAGCGGCCGAGCGGCCCGATCAGGCCCGACTCTTCCGCGTAACGGATGAACTCGGTCGGCAGGATCTGGCCGCGCTCCGGCGAGTTCCAGCGCACCAGCGCTTCGACACCCTCTACGGTGCCCGTGGCGAGCGCGAGCTTCGGTTGGTAGTGGAGCGTGAACTGGCCTTCGTCGAGCCCGCGCCGCAGGTTGGTGTCGAGCCACATGTACTCGGCAACCTTGCGGTCCATTTCCGGCGAGAACACGCGGCAGGTGCGCTTGCCTTCGTCCTTCGCGACGTACATCGCGGTGTCGGCGGAGCGGATCACCGATTCGAGGCTGTCACCGTGTTCGGGGTACAGCGAAATACCGATCGAGCAGCCGGTGTAGACCTCGACCAGTCCGAGGCTGAACGGTCTGCGCAGGCGTTCGAGGATGCGCGCGGCGGTGGCTTCGAGCAACTCGCGCGTCGCACCGGTCATGAGGACGATGAATTCGTCGCCGCCGAGGCGTGCAATGGTCTCGCTTTCGCCGAGACAGCCATGGATCGCAGCGGACACATCCTTGATCAGCCGGTCGCCGAACACGTGGCCGTAGTGGTCGTTGACTTTCTTGAAGTTGTCGAGATCGAGAAACAGGATGCCGACCGAGGTGCCTTCTTCCGCCGCTTCGATCGCCGCGCGGATCTTGTCCTGGATCGCATTGCGGTTCGGCAGGCCGGTGAGCGAATCGGTATTCGCCAGTTCCGACAGGCGCGCCTGCGCACGGCGTTCTTCGGTAATGTCGGTGCCTGCGCAGATCAGGAAGCGCTCGTCGACGCCGCTGCCGCTTTTCACGAACTTGTTGCGAAACAGGAACAGGCGTTCGCCGTGAACGGTCTTGACGACCCGTTCGACTTCATAGGACACGCCGCGATTGAAGAAACCGCTGATGTTGTAGCTCGACGCCGCGCCGTCTTCGGACGACATGAAGAGGGTCCAGACGTTGCGGCCGATCACATCTTCTTCCTTCATGCCGGACAGTTCTTCGGCGAGCCGGTTGAAGCGCTGGATCCGGCCGTTCTGGTCGACGATCACGACGAGGGAATTGACCTCCGACACGACGTGCTCGGCAAACGAGAGGCCGTGCACGAGGTCTCGCGCAACGGATTCGGTATCGGCGTAGGCGGATGCGGTGCCGGCCCATGACTTGCTGTTGAGCTTCTTGCCAACCAGATGCAGGCGCAAAGGTTCGCCAAACAGTTTGATGTCGAGTGTGAGGTGCGACGTAATGCCAGTGAGCCGGCGGATCTGCCCGGCCTGCTGGCCGGTGAGGGTGATCGCGACGTCGGCCGGGCCCGGCCCCGTGTCGGCGGTCAGTTCAAGCGCGTTGCTATCGCTCGACAGGCGCCAGCACGGACTGCTCGTGCCGAAGTGCGCATAGAGCGTCTGATGTTGCTGGTCGTCGTTCATGGCGTCCCCCGGG
The DNA window shown above is from Paraburkholderia sp. BL10I2N1 and carries:
- the pdeR gene encoding cyclic di-GMP phosphodiesterase, which codes for MNDDQQHQTLYAHFGTSSPCWRLSSDSNALELTADTGPGPADVAITLTGQQAGQIRRLTGITSHLTLDIKLFGEPLRLHLVGKKLNSKSWAGTASAYADTESVARDLVHGLSFAEHVVSEVNSLVVIVDQNGRIQRFNRLAEELSGMKEEDVIGRNVWTLFMSSEDGAASSYNISGFFNRGVSYEVERVVKTVHGERLFLFRNKFVKSGSGVDERFLICAGTDITEERRAQARLSELANTDSLTGLPNRNAIQDKIRAAIEAAEEGTSVGILFLDLDNFKKVNDHYGHVFGDRLIKDVSAAIHGCLGESETIARLGGDEFIVLMTGATRELLEATAARILERLRRPFSLGLVEVYTGCSIGISLYPEHGDSLESVIRSADTAMYVAKDEGKRTCRVFSPEMDRKVAEYMWLDTNLRRGLDEGQFTLHYQPKLALATGTVEGVEALVRWNSPERGQILPTEFIRYAEESGLIGPLGRWVMQTAALQAAEWQRQGLDLRVAINVSARQLVDTAVVRHFSEALQRANLDTCLIDLELTESCLIEDEAAAIDLITQFRELGAQVHLDDFGTGYSSLSQLGRIPLDVIKLDRSFVRSINADVKAQALVRSMVAVAQELDFKVVAEGIENETEELFMKGLGVDYVQGFLYGRPMPAAQFEQWLRDRQKIRLLA
- a CDS encoding crotonase/enoyl-CoA hydratase family protein — translated: MNLRHHHACRPFLEAGNLSQISAYYEEGRNVMWMMLRAQPRPCFNIEVVHDILALARSARESGLPIDFWVTGSLIPTMYNVGGDLDFFSDAIRTGKREALMSYARSCVDCVHAAARGFDTGAISIAMVEGTALGGGFEAALAHHFLLAQNDARMGFPEIAFNLFPGMGGYSLVARKGGMRLAEELIGGGESHTAEWHASRGLVDQLFEPGDAYIATRTFIDTMRPKLNGIRAMVRARQRVLQLSRAELMEITEDWVESAFTIEEKDLAYMERLVMLQNRRSSNLRTSPEPSMNVA